CACCAAGGTCGCCCAGCAGACCTGGTTCGCCCGCGGACGCAACAACCGGCCGATGTGGAGCCACTTCGCCGAGCGCGTACCGGTCGCGGTCACCGAGTCACTGCCGTTCCGCCTACGCATCGAAGAGACCCACTCCCCACTGGTCCAGGGCGGGTCCAAGAACCTGAAGATCATCGCCGACCGCGACGAGGGCTTCGACGAGTCGATCCGCATCTACACGCTCTACAACCCTCCTGGCGTGTCCTCCAACCGTTCCCGCTCTATCACCAAGGGCAAGAACGAGGCGATTATCCCCGCCACCGCCAACGGCAACGCCCGCACCGGCGAATGGCAGATGACGGTCGTGGGCGAGCTGAACTCGGGCGGTCGGGTCTACGCCTGCACGCCGTTTATGCCGCTGACGGTGGCCGAGCCGTACTTCGACATGAAGGTGCCCACGGTGAACGCCAAGCAGGGCGAGTCGGCCGAGCTAACGCTCGAGCTCAACCAGCGGCACGAGTTCGACGGCGAGGCCGAGCTGAAGCTCGCGCGGCTGCCGCCCGGCGTGACCGCCGAGCCGGTCAGGGTCACCAAGGACGCCACGTCCGCCACGTTCGCCCTCACCATTGCCGCCGACGCCAAGCCGGGCCGCCACCGTGGCCTGGGCTGCCAAGCGCAGCTGACCGTGGCCGACGAGCCGGTTGTGTACACGCAGGGCTACGCCGAGGTGCGGGTCGACGCCCGCCCGGCCGACCCCGCGGCCACCGCCGGCGCGCCCCCCAACAACAATGGAGGTCAGTCATGACCACTTGCCGCAGAGCCCTTGTGCTGGTGCTCGCCACGTGCGCACCGGCCCTTGCCGAGACCGCGCCGACCGAGTTCGTCCGGCTAGAGGTCTACCCGCCGCAGATCATGCTGGACCACGCCGCCGACACGCAGCGGGTGGTGGCGATCGCCAGCCGCGCCGACGGGATGACCCTCGACGTCACGGACCTGGCCAACTGGCGGGTCGACCCCGAGCACGGCGAGCCCGACGCGGTCCGCCTGGAGTCGGGCGTGCTGTCGGGCGGCGCCAACGGCGTGGCCCGCGTATCGGCCGAGTTCGCCGGTTTGACCGCTATGGTCGACGCGCACTCCGCCGCCGACACGCCCGCCCCGCCGGTCAGCTTCCGCCACGACGTGATGCCGGTCTTCATGCGTGCTGGGTGCAACGCGGGCGGGTGCCACGGCGCCTCACGCGGCAAGGACGGGTTCCGGCTGTCGCTGTTCGGGTTCGACCCGGCCGGCGACCACCACCGCCTGACCCGCGAGATGACCGCCCGCAGGCTCAACCCCTCGCTGCCCGACGAGAGCCTGATGCTGGAGAAGGCCATCGCCGCGGTGCCGCACTCCGGCGGCAAGCTCTTCGACCAGGAAAGCGTCTACTACCAGAAGCTGCGGGACTGGGTCGCCGCCGGCTCTCCAAACGATGTCGCCGAGGCGCCCACCGTGACTTCGCTCTCCATCTACCCGCCCGCCGCCGCGGTCGGAGCGGGCGGGCAGTCGCAGCGGTTCATCGCTGTCGCGCAGTACTCCGACGGCGCCACCCGCGACGTCACCCACCTGGCCGTGTTCCAGTCCAACAACGACGTCAGCGCCGCCATCGACGACATGGGCCTGGTCACCTCCGGCAAGCGGGGCGAGGCGTTCGTGATGGCCCGCTTCGACACCCACACCGTCGGCAGCCAGGTGCTGGTGCTGCCCAGCGGCCAGCCCTTCGAGCCGGTCGACGAACTGCCCGCCAACTACGTCGACGAGCTGGTCGGGCAGAAGCTCCAAACGCTGCGGATCAACCCCAGCCCGCTGGCCGACGACGAGGAGTTCCTCCGCCGCGTCACGATCGACATTGCCGGCCGCCTGCCGACCGTCGACGAGCGGAAAGTGTTCCTCGAGGACGCCGACCCCGCCAAACGAGCCGCCAAGATCGACGAGCTGCTGGCCGGGACCGAGTTTGCTCAGGTCTGGGCCGCCAAGTGGTGCGACCTGCTGATGGTCCGCGAGCTGCCCAACCGCGTCGAGTACAAGCCGATGTTCCTGTACTCGCAGTGGGTCACCGAGCAGATCGCCCAGGACCGCCCGTTCGACCAGGTGGTCCGCGACCTGATCGGCGCCAGCGGCACCAGCTTCGACACGCCGCAGGTCAACTTCTACCAGGCCGAACCGGACCAGAAAAAGATTGCGGAGAACGTGGCGCAGGTGTTCCTCGGGATCCGCATCCAGTGCGCCCAGTGCCACAACCACCCATTCGACCGCTGGACCATGGACGACTACTACGCGTTCACCGCGTTCTTTAGTCAGATCTCACGGAAGCAAGGCGAGGACTACCGCGAGGTGCTGGTCTACAACCGCGGCAGCGGCGAGTCGAAGCACCCCGTGACCGGCCAGTCGATGGCGCCCAAGTTCCTCGGTGACGAGGCCCCCGACACCAAGGGCAAGGACCGCCGGGTGGTGGCCGCCGACTGGATCGCCGCGTCGGAGAACCCCTACTTCGCCACAAGCGTCGCCAACCGAGTGTGGGCGCACTTCCTGGGACGCGGCGTGGTGGAGCCGGTCGACGACATCCGCGTCAGCAACCCGCCCAGCAACCCGGCGCTGTTCGACGCGCTCGGCGAGCGGTTCGTGGAGTCGGGCTTCAGCCTCCGGGCCCTGGTTCGGGACATCTGCAACTCCAACGCCTACCAGCGGTCGTGCGAGCCGAACGACTCGAACGCAACCGACACGAGCAACTTCGCCCGCGCGATGCCGCGGCGGATCCCGGCGGAGTCGCTGTGGGACTGCCTGAGCCAGGCCACCGCGTCCAAGCAGGACAAGCTGCCCGGCCTGCCACCGGGCGCCAAGGCGACCCAGATCGCCGACGGCTCCAAGGGCAACTATTTCCTGAAGACCTTTGGCAAGGCCAGCCGCGAGTCGGTCTGCGCATGTGGCGCAGTCACCGAGCCGACGCTCTCCCAGGCGCTGCACATGCTCAACGGCGACGCCACGCAGGGCAAGATCAACCGCGGCAAGCTGGTCAGCGAGTGGCTCTCCCAGGATCTCACGAACGACCAGATCATCGACCAGATCTACCTCCGCTGCCTGAGTCGCACGCCCAGCGCTGAGGAGAAGCAGAAGCTGGTTGGCCTCACGCCCGACGGGGACGGTCGAGAGCAGGCCCTAAAGGACGTGTTCTGGGCGGTGCTCAACTCGAGGGAGTTCCTGTTCAACCACTAGCCAACCTATTCCCGGCGGAGCCAGGGGCGACGAGGTGAATGGACTGCCGAGCGCCCGTGCTACGAAACCTGTAACTCTCAAGAGACAGCGCCTTGCGATACACCCACCCGACCCTCGCCACCCTCTCCGCCGTGTTCTGCTGCGCCCCCGCGCTGGTGGCCGACGAGAAGATCACGTTCGACCAGCACGTGGCGCCGATCCTCCGCCAGCACTGCCAGGCCTGCCACAGCCAGGACGACGCGTCGGGCGGCCTAGCGCTGGACGACTACAACGCGACACTGGCGGGCGGCGCCGGCGGCGAGGTGCTCGCCTCGGCGGACGTCGGCGGGTCGCGGTTGTGGAAGTTGGTGAACCACGAGGAGCAGCCCTACATGCCGCCGGGCGGCGAGAAGATCCCTGGCGACCAGCTCAAGATCCTCCAGCAGTGGATCGAAGGCGGCCTGCTGAAGGACGCAGGATCAAAGCCGAAGCCGAGCGCCAAACCGGCCATCGCCGCGGTCGCGACCGACAACTCGGGCAAGCCGGTCGGCGAACCCGCCATGCCAACCGGCCTGTACCGCCAGCCAGTGGTGACCGCCGACCACGCCGGCCCGGCGCCGTCGCTGGCCGCCAGCCGGTGGGCGCCGGTCGTGGCGGTCCCCTGGCAAAGGCAGGTCTCGTTCTACCACACCGACACGCACCAGTTGCTGGGCATCGTCCCGTACGTCGACGGCGTCCCCCAGGTGGTCCGGTTCAGCCGCGACGGCAGCCTGCTGCTGGTCGCCGGCGGGCGCCACGCCAAGCTCGGCAACGCCGCGCTGTACGACGTAAAGAGCGGCGCCCGGCTGGCCACTATCGGCGACGAGCTGGACATCGTGCTCGCAGCCGACATCAGCCCCGACAAGTTAATGGTCGCCATCGGCGGGCCCAAGAAGAAGGTGCGGGTGTACCGCGTGGCCGACGGCGAGCAGGCGTACCAGCTCGGCAAGCACACCGACTGGATCACCGCCCTGGCATTCAGCCCGGACGGCAAGCTGATCGCCACTGGCGACCGCGCGACGGGCCTCCGCACGTGGGACGCGGCCGCGGGCAACGAGCGCAACGACCTCCGCGGACACAGCGGCGCAATCACGTCGGTCGCGTGGCGGGCGGACTCTTCGGTGCTGGCGTCGACCAGCGAGGACGGCTCGGTGCGGCTCTGGGACGCCGCGGGCAACTCGATCAAGTCGTTCGAGGCGCACGGCGGCGGGGCGATGTCGGCCGCGTTCGCCAGCGACGGGCGGATCGTCACCGCGGGACGGGACAAGAAGGTGAAGCTGTGGAAACCGGACGGCGGCCACTTGGCCGACCTGACCCAGCTGAACGACATCGCCCTGGCGGCCGTGTTCACGCACAACGGCGAGCAGGTGATCGCGTCCGACTATACCGGCGAGGTCCGCGTGGTGGGCGTCGAAGACAAACAAACCAACGCGACGCTGGCGCCCAACCCGCCGACCATCGACGACCGCCTCGCCGCCGCGGCCCAGGCAGTCCAAGCGCACTCGCAGACACTAGTGGAGGCCAAGCAGAACAACGACGCCGCGCAGCAGGCGGTCGAGCAGGGCGAGTCCGCCCACGCCGACTACCAGCAGAAGCTGGCGGCCGCCAAGGAGGCCGCCGAACGACAGTCCGCCAAACTGGCGGATCAGGATCAGTCGCTAACCGCCGCCAAGGCCTACGCCGACGCGTCGCTGAAGGCGTTCGAGGCGGCGCAGAAGCAGTTCGCAACCGCCGAGAAACAGCTAGCATCGTTCCGTGAGGAGCAGGACGCCGACCCGCCCACCGAAGGCGATGCCGAAGCGTCCGACGAGGCGGCGGCCCGGCTGGCCGAGCTCGAGGCCGCCTACAGCGACGCCAGCGGCGCGGTCGCCAAACAGGAAGCTGAATCGCAGCGGGCCCGGCAGCAGGCGGACGCCGCGGCGCGGTCGCAGCAGGCGGCGAAGAACCGATCGGACGAGGCGAACAACCAGCTGGCGGCGGTTGAACAGCTGCAGGCTGGCCTGCCCAACCTGGAGAGACTTCGGGCCACCAAGGCTGAGTCCGACGCCGCCGCCAAACAAGCCGCCGAGCAGGGGACGCGGCTCGCGTCCGAGCAGAAGGAACTTGCCGCCGAGCTGGAGGCGTTCTCGCAGGCAATGGCCCGCCTGACCGATGAGGCGCAGCAGCGGGCGGCGAGCCAAACGGAAGTCGCCCAGTCGCTCGGCGCCGCGCAGGCCGTGCGGCAGGCCGCCGCCGAGGCGGCCGAGGCCAAGGCCCAGTCGGTCGCCCAAACCAAGGCCCGGCTGGACGAGATCAAGCAACAACTCAGGTCGCTTCAGGCTGAGCAGCGCGAGCTCTCCGCTGCCCTCAAGTCAAGCGACGAGAGGCTTGCCGAGATCGCCGAGCAGATGAGCGAGGCCGAGCGGCAGTCCCAGATCGCCGAGTCGCAGGTGCGGGACTTCACCGCGGCCGAGGCAATGCGCAAAGCGTATGCCGAAGCCCAAGAGTAGCCCCGGGGGACGGCCACAGCGAGGCCCGCCGGCCACGTTCTAGCGGCTGCTGCAGTTAGAAAAGGTGCGTCAGAACTGTAAAAATTTGCGTGCCGGCAGTCGGGGAATGATGGGCAACCGCCGACCTACCCTTTGACTACCCGGCGTGGCGTGGGGCATAATGCGTCTCTACACGGCGGCCCTGCGGGGCGGCCGGCGAGGGGTCCCTGTGATGGGGATCATGCGAACCTGGTCAGGGTGGAAACGCAGCAGCCATAAGTTTGTGAACCAGGTGCGGGGGCCTCTCGCCGACCGCCGCGTCGCCGCCGACTCTTGATGTCGAGGCGTGGCCTACTAGAGTGTGGGCCCGGCTTTCGTCTTTCGCCGCCGGGCGCTCCGCCCACGGGCGTCAGTACACCTCCCACAGCCGGCCGCCGCGAGAGTGCCGGGAGTCACGGCCATGCCCGAAACCCCTGCCGGCCCCCAAGACCCTCCGCGCGACGAGTACGTCGTCGTAGCGCGGCGGTACCGCCCGCAGACCTTTGACGAGCTGATCGGTCAGGGGCACGTCGCGCAGGCGCTTAAGCAGGCGATCGCCACCGGCAGGATAGGGCACGCGTACCTGTTCACCGGCGCCCGCGGCGTCGGCAAGACGTCCGCCGCGCGGATCCTGGCCAAGGCGCTCAACTGCACGGCCAACCCGGATGGGGGCCCGACCGCCACGCCGTGCAACCAGTGCGACGTCTGCCGGAGCGTTTCGACCGGCGACGATGTCGACGTACTGGAGATCGACGGCGCCAGTAATCGCGGCATCGACGAGATCCGCCAGCTCCGGCAGAACGTGGCGATCCGCCCCAGCCGGGCGCGGTTCAAGGTGTACATCATCGACGAGGTGCACATGCTCACCAAGGAGGCGTTCAACGCCCTCCTGAAGACGCTCGAAGAGCCGCCAGAGCATGTGAAGTTCGTGTTCGCCACCACCGAGCCGAACAAGATCCCCATCACGATCCTGTCCCGCTGCCAGCGGTTCGACTTCGCCGGCATCGAGTCGACCGCTATCCAGACTCGATTGGCGCAGATCGCCGAGTCCGAGGGCGTCGGCATCGACGCCGAAGCGCTGCAGATCCTCGCGATGCGCGCCGCCGGTTCGATGCGCGACAGCCAGTCGCTGCTCGAGCAGCTGCTGGCGGTTTCCGAGGGTTCGGTCACAGGCCACGACGTCAACCAGCTGCTAGGGATCGCGCCCGCCCAAAGGGTCAGCGACCTAGCCCGCCGGCTCGCCGAACGCGACGCCGCGGGGGCGCTGGGCGAGCTGCACAGCGCGATCGCCGGCGGCGCGGACGTCGGTCAATTGCTTGACCAGCTGCTGGGCTACTTCCGAGACGTGATGGCGGTGTCGGTCGGAGCGGGGACGGACGCAGCGTTGTACGCGTTGCCGAGCCAATCGGAAGAACTGCAATCGCTCGCCCAGACGCTCGGGCCACAGACATTGCTGGCCGTGCTGCAGGTCCTCGACGAGACCGCCGCGCGGCTCCGGGTGAGCGTCCACACCCGCACGCTGGCCGAGATGGCGATCGTGCGGGTCTGCCACCTCGAAGACCTCGACGACCTGGCCACGCTGGTGGCCAGCCTCCGCGACGGCGCGCCGCCGCCCCCCGCCGATCCGCCGGCCAAACGCCCTGCGCCGTCACCGGCGCCCACCTCGTCGGGCCCGACGCCGCCACGCCCGCCGGCGCCCACCGCCCAGCCGCCCGCGGCGCAATCAGACCGACCAACGCCGAACAGCACACCGGCGCCCCGCGCCGCGTCGGACCCGCCACCGGCGCCGCCAGCACCCGAGACCAGCGAGTCGCCCGCCCCGACACCCTCGCCCGCGGCGCGACCCGCGTCCACCGGATCGCAAACGCCGACGGCTCCGCCGGCGTCGGACACCAGGCCCAGCCAGCCGATCGCTCCAACCGCGGTAGCGGAACCGCCGCCCCAACCCGCCATGGGCGAGACGCTCGACGGCGAGCGTCTTAAGCGCCTCTGGCGGGCCACGACCGAGCAGGTCGGCGGCATCCTCGGCAACCTGGCCGCGATGGCGGTCTCGGTCGACTCGATCGACGCCAACCGGGTGCGGGTGCGGTTCGACCGTCCGATGAGCCGCGATACCTGCGAGCAGCCCAACCACAAGCAGCAGCTCGAGTCGGCGCTCTCGTCCTGCGCCGGGCGGAGGCTGACGGTCGAGTTCGAGTCCGCCGCGCCCGCCGACAACGGCCCGGCGCCGCAGCGGATGACGCGTCGTCAACGCCAGGCGGAGATCGCGCAGCGGCCGTTCGTGCAAGCCGCGATGGAGCTGTTCGACGTGCCGCAAGAGAAGCTCAAGTACGTGCCGCCGGCCAGCGAGAAGTAGCCCGGGCCGCGCCGCGGCCGCAACCAAAGATTACCGGAGGAGAAGCATGCTCAAGGGACTTGGCAACATCGCGGGCATCATGAAGCAGGCGCAGGAATTCGGCGGCAAGATGCAGGGCATCCAAGAACAGCTCAAGCAGGTCAAGGTGACCGGCGCCGCCGGCGGCGGCCTGATCGAGGTGGATGTCAACGGGCAGGGCGAGGCCCTGGCCGTGCGCATCGATGCGTCGCTCCTCGAGAAGCAAGAGAAGGAGATGATCGAGGACCTGCTGCCCGCCGCCATCAACGACGCCCTCGGCAAGGCCAAGCAGCGTCAGGCCGAGGCGATGCAGGAGATCACCGGCGGGCTGAACCTGCCCGGGCTCGAGGGCCTGATGCCGGGCGGCAACGCCTAGCGGGCCCCTGAAGACGCGTCGACCAGCCAGACAGGCGGCTCAACCGTTGGTTCCCGTGCCGCCAGACGCCCGCAGCGGGGCAATCGGCTACCGCCACGCGGATACCCGGTCGGAATAAGCTAGTCTTTCTCAGCCGGGGCGCTGCCCCGTACGGGCTCTTGCGCCCGATTGCGTTGCCGGGCGTTTGACCTTCTGGAATTCCCAGGGGTATGCTACCTCTATCGTCGCGGAGCCGCCCAGGAGGGCCCGGCCCGCTGGTCCTTCAAGTCGGAACGGGTAGTCCTATGCGGTTGTCTCTCGGGCAACAAATGCAGCTGGCTCAGAAGCAGGTGCTTGCACCGCGGATGATCCAGTCGATGGAGATCCTGCAGCTGCCGATCATGGCGCTGCAGGAGCGCATCGAGCAGGAGATGGAGGACAACCCCTGCCTGGACCTCGTGGAGCCGAGCGAGGACTCCGACAGCAGCTCGCAGACCGAGGAGTACGAGAGCGCCGAGGACGGCGAGCGTGAGCTGGTCGTCAAGGAGGACGCCAACAACGAGGACGACTTTGAACGCCTGATCAACATGGCGGACAACCTGCCCGACGACTACGAGGAGCGGAGCCGCCCCTCGCGCGGGCAGATGGAGGCCGACGCCGACCGCGCCCACGACGCCATGGCCAACATGGTCGCCCGGCCGGAGTCGCTGTCGGACTACCTGAGCCACCAGCTGAGCTGGTTCGAGGCCGAGGATGACGTCCGCAAGATGGCGGACCGCATCATCTACAGCCTCGACAGCAACGGCTACCTCAAGACGCCGCTCGAGGAGCTGCTGCCCCCGCTGGCCGCCGACCTCAACGGCGACGCCGACGCCATGCGAGCCAAGCAGCTGCAGGTCGCCGAGCAGGCGCTGGCGCTCGTGCAGCACCTCGACCCGCCGGGCGTTGGCGCGCGAAGCCTGAAGGAGTGCCTGCAGATGCAGCTCACCCCGGGCATGCCGTACTACGACGAGCTGAGCACGCTGATCGAGTCGCACCTCGAAGACCTCGAGAACAACCGGCTGCCGCTGATCTCGAAGAAGACGGGCTACTCGATCGAGCTGATCCAGGAGGTCTGGGAAGAGCTACGCAAACTCAAGCCAAAGCCGGGCGCAGACTTCAGCGAGTCATCCGTGCCCGGCGTCACGCCCGACGTGTTCGTCGAAAAGACCGACGACGGCGGGTACAAGGTGCGATTGGAAGACGGGCAGATCCCCTCGCTGTACATCAGCCCGTACTACCGCAACCTGCTCCGCCAGGCCGGCGGCGCCGACGCGAAGACCCGCGAGTACATCAAACGCAAGATCAACGCCGCGCAGTGGCTGATCGAGTCGATCGAGCAGCGCCGCGGAACGCTCACCCGCGTCGCGCAGGCGATCGTCGACCACCAGACGCGGTTCTTGGACGAGGGCCCCGAGTTCATCGTCCCGCTGAAGATGCAGCAGATCGCCGACCGCGTCGGCGTTCACGTGACCACCGTCAGCCGTGCGGTTGACGACAAGTGGATCCAGGCGCCACGCGGCATCTACCCGCTCAAGCGGTTCTTTGTCGGCGGCACCACCGGCGCCGACGGCGAGGACATCGCCTGGGACCGCGTGCGGTTGAAGCTGCAGGAGATCGTCGACAACGAGGACAAGAAGAAGCCGTTCTCCGACGACGCGCTTGTCGAAGAACTCGCCAAGCACGGCATCACCGTCGCCCGCCGCACGGTCACCAAGTACCGCAAGGCGATGGACATCCCGAGCAGCCGGCAACGCCGCGACTGGTCGGACAGCTGACCCAACACAACGGCTACTTGTCGCCCGCGGGATTGATCCTGCCGGCGATCCTGGGCGGCTCGGGCTTCACCTCCGTGCGCAGTGAGCCATCACGGGGCAGGCCGAACACACGGGTCACCATCCAGGCCACGGCAAGCCCAAATAGGTTGGCCGCCACTACCAAGCCGGCGGTCAGCAGGTCGACCCAGGCGAGCAGCGCAAGGCCGGCTGCGAGACCGCCCCACGCGAATGCCGACATCGTCAATGCGTGGCACAATGTTCTCCTGGATCGCCCTTCGAGCTTTCGTGCTACAGGCGAGATGCCACCCGGTCGCTCGGCTCGCCAAGCAGCTTCTTCAGCTCGACTCCCAGACGTTCGCCCCGGCAGTGAACAGCCGCGACCTTGCCATCACGCCCAATGAGCACAAACGCCGGTATTCCACTAATCCCCAGCCGAGCCGCCATTGATTCGCGGGCGGCTGGGTGCCTGTCGGCCACCACAGTCCACGGGGGCTTTTCTTCAATCACAAACTGCTTGAGGGCGTTCATGTCTCGGTCGACACTGATCGCCACGACCTCGAAGCCCGCGTCGTGGTGCTTCGCGTAGTTCTGCCTGATATTGGGCATCTCCGCTCGGCAGGGACCACACCAGGTCGCCCAGAAATCGACGAGGACTACCTTGCCATCAAACTGCTCCCAGTCGAGGGGGCGCCCTTGCAGTGTTACGCCTTGAACGGACAGTTCTTTGCCAATCAGGGCGAGCAACGGATCTTGCTTTCCGTCGCTGGGCGCCGCTTCGAAGTCGATGGTTTTCTCGCCGTCGGGAAACTCAGCGCTTATTGCAAAGACCCGCCACGCCTCCGCGTCCCTGCGAAAATGCAGCTTTGTCTTATAGAACGCGCCTCCAGCCCGGACTCGGACAGGGACAACGCCGACCTCGCCTTTGATCTCCGCCTGCCCTGCACGGATGGCGCGGGTGTGGTCGTCCGGCTTCGGCAGGCCCTGAAGAGGAGACTTGCCGTCTGCAACCAGCTTGCGTGCGTCCCCAGTCAGGAGCCCTGTCGCTCTAGCCCTTCCTTCTGTACGAAGGTCAGCGAAGAACTCCTCGGCGGCGCCTCGGATCTCGCCCGCGGAGGCCGAGTCCTCTCGTCCGCGCGCACGTGGCCGACGGTCGGGGATACGTTCCGGCGGATGGGAATTGTGCTCCTTGAGAAACCGCAGGTCTGCCTGGCTCAACTTCGATGTCGGCACGGCAACCTCCGAGCCGTCGGGCTTGCGAAGCGTCACAGTGCCGCCTTCAACGGCGACTAACTCCGCTTCGATCTTGAATCTACCCGTAACGTCAGTCCAAACTCGTGGGTCCGCACCGACTGAGACGGTTGCCGCGAAACCACACCCGATCCAGAGAATAAGGCCGAGTCGATTCATCCTGGCCAGCCCCATAGTCATAAGAGAAACAGTGGCAGACGCATCTCCCTAGGCAGCTGAGGGGCGAATCGCTCAGGCGCCTTGGGTGATCATGTGGAGGCCACGACGCCGGCGCTCCTTGCGTCGCGCGTCGTCGATCTTGTCGGCCACTGCGCGGACGTCGTCGATGCCCGGCAGGCTCAGCTCTGGCGACGTCTTGTCGCCGGAGATCACGATGATCGTTCCGACGCGGAAAGCCCGCTCGACCGGGCCCTGCTTGAAGGTTACGTCGTCGATGTCAATTAGCTCGATGCGGTCGATGGTCCGCCAAAGGATGCCTGACTCGTGGATCAACCGCTGCGTAGTGAGTGTGTAGTGGACGCTATACCGGCGGTAGGCGTACCAACCGATCAGGATCGCCCAGACGAGCACCGCGGCGCCAACCGCGATCACCACGGCCCCGGTCATGACCCCCACCACCACCGCTAGCACTGTCAGCAGCGCGGCGGCCATCCACTGGCCAACCATCGCCTTGCTGGAGTAGGCGCCGTGCCAGATCTGCTCCTCCTGCTCTTCCTCGTCATGGTCGGTGTGCCCGACCTGGTGACGGAACGACTCGTGCGGCGTCGGACGGCCGCCTGCGGCCGGCTCCTGGGCGGGGGCATCTTCCTGCAGATTGGCGCCACACTTGTGGCAGAAGGCGGCCTCCTCTTCGCACTCGGCCTGGCATTTTGGGCACTGCATCCCGCTTAGACTCCCTGTCGATTGGGGTTGGATCGGCGTCGGCCGGCATTATAGGGCGCCGGACTTGCCGACTGCCACCTACCGCGGCGGCAGGCGGGTATTCGCCGGCGGTCTATCGATCTTGCCCCGCCGCCGGAGCGGCCACTAATCGCCGCTCGACAGGCTGTACGACGCATCGCCGAAGTGTAAGATATCTCCATGAAATGCCCCTTCTGCCACGTCGACAACGACCGGGTCATCGACTCGCGCGCCAGCCAAGACGGCTCGGCGATCCGGCGCCGTCGAGAGTGTCTGAAGTGCAATCGCCGCTACACCACGTACGAGCGCCCCGAAGACATCACTATCCGCGTCGTGAAGAAGGACGGATCGCGAGTCCCGTTTGATCGCGAAAAGATCAAACGTGGCCTCGAACGGGCGTGCGTAAAGCGTTCAATCAGCGGGCTCAAGATCGACTCGACGGTCGCGGCGATCGAGAACGATATCTACGCCAGTTTCGACACCGAGGTGGGCTCGCGTGAGCTCGGCCAGCTGGTCATGGAGCACCTCCGCGACCTGGACCAGGTGGCCTTTGTGCGATTCGCAAGCGTGTACCGCCAGTTCAACGACGTCCAAGACTTCTTCGAGGAGCTGCGGCCCATGCT
This genomic interval from Posidoniimonas corsicana contains the following:
- a CDS encoding DUF1549 and DUF1553 domain-containing protein, giving the protein MTTCRRALVLVLATCAPALAETAPTEFVRLEVYPPQIMLDHAADTQRVVAIASRADGMTLDVTDLANWRVDPEHGEPDAVRLESGVLSGGANGVARVSAEFAGLTAMVDAHSAADTPAPPVSFRHDVMPVFMRAGCNAGGCHGASRGKDGFRLSLFGFDPAGDHHRLTREMTARRLNPSLPDESLMLEKAIAAVPHSGGKLFDQESVYYQKLRDWVAAGSPNDVAEAPTVTSLSIYPPAAAVGAGGQSQRFIAVAQYSDGATRDVTHLAVFQSNNDVSAAIDDMGLVTSGKRGEAFVMARFDTHTVGSQVLVLPSGQPFEPVDELPANYVDELVGQKLQTLRINPSPLADDEEFLRRVTIDIAGRLPTVDERKVFLEDADPAKRAAKIDELLAGTEFAQVWAAKWCDLLMVRELPNRVEYKPMFLYSQWVTEQIAQDRPFDQVVRDLIGASGTSFDTPQVNFYQAEPDQKKIAENVAQVFLGIRIQCAQCHNHPFDRWTMDDYYAFTAFFSQISRKQGEDYREVLVYNRGSGESKHPVTGQSMAPKFLGDEAPDTKGKDRRVVAADWIAASENPYFATSVANRVWAHFLGRGVVEPVDDIRVSNPPSNPALFDALGERFVESGFSLRALVRDICNSNAYQRSCEPNDSNATDTSNFARAMPRRIPAESLWDCLSQATASKQDKLPGLPPGAKATQIADGSKGNYFLKTFGKASRESVCACGAVTEPTLSQALHMLNGDATQGKINRGKLVSEWLSQDLTNDQIIDQIYLRCLSRTPSAEEKQKLVGLTPDGDGREQALKDVFWAVLNSREFLFNH
- a CDS encoding WD40 domain-containing protein — encoded protein: MRYTHPTLATLSAVFCCAPALVADEKITFDQHVAPILRQHCQACHSQDDASGGLALDDYNATLAGGAGGEVLASADVGGSRLWKLVNHEEQPYMPPGGEKIPGDQLKILQQWIEGGLLKDAGSKPKPSAKPAIAAVATDNSGKPVGEPAMPTGLYRQPVVTADHAGPAPSLAASRWAPVVAVPWQRQVSFYHTDTHQLLGIVPYVDGVPQVVRFSRDGSLLLVAGGRHAKLGNAALYDVKSGARLATIGDELDIVLAADISPDKLMVAIGGPKKKVRVYRVADGEQAYQLGKHTDWITALAFSPDGKLIATGDRATGLRTWDAAAGNERNDLRGHSGAITSVAWRADSSVLASTSEDGSVRLWDAAGNSIKSFEAHGGGAMSAAFASDGRIVTAGRDKKVKLWKPDGGHLADLTQLNDIALAAVFTHNGEQVIASDYTGEVRVVGVEDKQTNATLAPNPPTIDDRLAAAAQAVQAHSQTLVEAKQNNDAAQQAVEQGESAHADYQQKLAAAKEAAERQSAKLADQDQSLTAAKAYADASLKAFEAAQKQFATAEKQLASFREEQDADPPTEGDAEASDEAAARLAELEAAYSDASGAVAKQEAESQRARQQADAAARSQQAAKNRSDEANNQLAAVEQLQAGLPNLERLRATKAESDAAAKQAAEQGTRLASEQKELAAELEAFSQAMARLTDEAQQRAASQTEVAQSLGAAQAVRQAAAEAAEAKAQSVAQTKARLDEIKQQLRSLQAEQRELSAALKSSDERLAEIAEQMSEAERQSQIAESQVRDFTAAEAMRKAYAEAQE
- a CDS encoding YbaB/EbfC family nucleoid-associated protein, which translates into the protein MLKGLGNIAGIMKQAQEFGGKMQGIQEQLKQVKVTGAAGGGLIEVDVNGQGEALAVRIDASLLEKQEKEMIEDLLPAAINDALGKAKQRQAEAMQEITGGLNLPGLEGLMPGGNA
- the dnaX gene encoding DNA polymerase III subunit gamma/tau — its product is MPETPAGPQDPPRDEYVVVARRYRPQTFDELIGQGHVAQALKQAIATGRIGHAYLFTGARGVGKTSAARILAKALNCTANPDGGPTATPCNQCDVCRSVSTGDDVDVLEIDGASNRGIDEIRQLRQNVAIRPSRARFKVYIIDEVHMLTKEAFNALLKTLEEPPEHVKFVFATTEPNKIPITILSRCQRFDFAGIESTAIQTRLAQIAESEGVGIDAEALQILAMRAAGSMRDSQSLLEQLLAVSEGSVTGHDVNQLLGIAPAQRVSDLARRLAERDAAGALGELHSAIAGGADVGQLLDQLLGYFRDVMAVSVGAGTDAALYALPSQSEELQSLAQTLGPQTLLAVLQVLDETAARLRVSVHTRTLAEMAIVRVCHLEDLDDLATLVASLRDGAPPPPADPPAKRPAPSPAPTSSGPTPPRPPAPTAQPPAAQSDRPTPNSTPAPRAASDPPPAPPAPETSESPAPTPSPAARPASTGSQTPTAPPASDTRPSQPIAPTAVAEPPPQPAMGETLDGERLKRLWRATTEQVGGILGNLAAMAVSVDSIDANRVRVRFDRPMSRDTCEQPNHKQQLESALSSCAGRRLTVEFESAAPADNGPAPQRMTRRQRQAEIAQRPFVQAAMELFDVPQEKLKYVPPASEK